The region CTGCGGGAACCCGTTGACCCCGGCGGTCGCGCAGCAGACCGTGCCCAGGCGGACGGGTGACATCTGGGCCTCGTACCGGTCGCAGAACGTGGTGGTCGTCGTGCCCGCCACGACCACCATCGACGTCTTCGTCATCTACGACCTCCACCGCGACGAATGGGTCGGCCGTCACCGGGGAGACACCGACGGCCGCCGGGACGAGAGGACCTACCCTCCGGCGAAGCCGTCCCCCGCGGTGAGCGTGTCGTCGGCGCCCCCGAAGTCGCCGTCGCCGAAGTCTCCGTCCTCGTCGTCCCCGTCCCCGCCGCCGTCCTCTCCCTCCCCTTCCTCTTCGACAGCCCCGTCCTCGTCGTCTTCGGCGTCGTCCGATGCGCCGGCGGCCGATGTATCGTCTCCGCCCACCTCTACGTCATCGGATCCGAATTACCCCTCTTCCGAACCTCCCACGACGGCATCGGAGTCGGGGCCGTACTCCGGCCGCACGTCCTCCGACACGACCATCGACGCCACGGCGAGTGCGGGCGCCACGACGGCGGACACCTCGTCGTCCTACGGCGTTCCGGAGCCGGCCCTGACGCCTCCTGGGTACTGAGGCGACTCAGTCGGTCCGTACGACCAGGGCGTAGTCCCCGAACCCGATCAGCCGGTCGCCCGGAATGTCGCCCAGGGCCGTGCACATCTTCTCGACGCGGCCGGTGACCGGGTGGAAGGCGATGTCCCGTACGGTGCCGCGCTCGTCCCCGTCCTCGGTCAGGACCCGGATGCCCAGGACCTCCGCGGGCGCCGGGGGAGGGGTGGTGTCCAGGGCGGTGTCCGACCGGACGAGAACGGCGTCCGGGCCGATCACGTGCAAGGCGCTCCAGTCGATCGCGATCTCCTTGCGACCCCGGGCCGGCGACAGCCGCACCTGGCCGACCAGCCCCGATGCGACATCGATCGTGAGTGACTTGACGACGCCGAGCTCGTTCGCCTCGCCGAGCGTGACGACCGGCAGGCCGCGGATCTGGGTGAACAGCGTCACGGTGTGGGTTCCGTCCGGTCAGCGGTGTCCCGGAGCCGGAACGCCTCGACCTGGGCGGCGAAACCGGCCAGGTCGTCCGCGACGAAGCGGGTCGCGTCCGCGGGGATGACAAGTGCCTGTCCCGACACGGCGAGCGTCTCGCCCCGGGGGACGTACACCTTGCGGCGGCGGCGCTTCGAACCGGACTCCAGGGACTGGCGGGCGGCGATCCGGAACCCCACCACGCGCCCGCTGATACCGCCCTGGACGACGAGGTCCAGCACGGTCCCGACCTCCGTGCCCCCGTCCGTGAGCACCCTGGCGCCCAGCACCCGGCCGTGCGCCGCCTCGTCCCGAGCGATCACCGCGGCCGGTTCGGCGAGGACCTCCCGGCCGAGGATCATGACGGCGTCGCGGCCCAGTGAGTGGACCGCGCTCCACGGCAGGCTCTGCTTCAACGGGCCCGCGAGCAGCCCCCGGCCGTTGAGCGTGAAGCCGGTGACACGTCCCGCGGGCCCGTCGAAGACGGTGTCCTTGACCCGCGCCACCGCCTCACCGCCCAGGGTGACCACCGGTCGGCCACCGAGGTCGCGCGCGGACATCAACTGGCTCATCGCACCTCCCGCTTTCCGAACCGGTGCCCGCGCCGCACGGCGATGACGGTCCCCG is a window of Streptomyces mirabilis DNA encoding:
- a CDS encoding PRC-barrel domain-containing protein: MTLFTQIRGLPVVTLGEANELGVVKSLTIDVASGLVGQVRLSPARGRKEIAIDWSALHVIGPDAVLVRSDTALDTTPPPAPAEVLGIRVLTEDGDERGTVRDIAFHPVTGRVEKMCTALGDIPGDRLIGFGDYALVVRTD
- a CDS encoding PRC-barrel domain-containing protein gives rise to the protein MSQLMSARDLGGRPVVTLGGEAVARVKDTVFDGPAGRVTGFTLNGRGLLAGPLKQSLPWSAVHSLGRDAVMILGREVLAEPAAVIARDEAAHGRVLGARVLTDGGTEVGTVLDLVVQGGISGRVVGFRIAARQSLESGSKRRRRKVYVPRGETLAVSGQALVIPADATRFVADDLAGFAAQVEAFRLRDTADRTEPTP